Part of the Verrucomicrobiia bacterium genome, CTTGGACGCCCATGTTGAGGACTTCGTAGCCCTGCCCGAGGAAGCGGCGCAGCACCGCGGGCATGGAATCTTGCTCTTCGACGTTCACGCCGAAGACGAAGGAATCCCCCATAAACAGGACGCGTTTTTTTCCGCGGGCTGCCGGAGAAAAGGCGGGACCGCGGAATCCCCGGGCATTGATGTCCGCACGGCAGGATGGCGCGATTTTAAAAAGGATCCGGGAATCCATCACGATCTTCAGGCCGCCCATGTCGAAGGCTGGCTGGAGAAATCCCATGCGAAGGACGAGCTCGAGCATGAGCGCCGCGATGAAAATTCCTGCGGCAAGGCTCATGGCGCGGAAAAGCCCCCGACGGAAAGAGGAGGCCGTGCCCCCTTGGCCGGCCGGGGTCTGCGGCATCAAGCGCCCTCCTTGGTTTGCGGCGGACGCAGCAACTCCGCGGGAATCATTTCTTCTTTGCCGAGCGCCGGCTTCCACCAGCAGCTCAGGTAAGAAACGCCCCAGTCGTCATGATAACGCAGGCGCAGCGGATGCCATCCCTGTTCCAGATATTTTTTCCCGTATTTGATCCGGAGGCTGTGGTCTCCCCCATTGTCCACGACGATCTCGCCGCCGATTTCGAGAATGCTGCCGTCATCGCTGGCGAGATAAAAGGTAACCTCCTGCGACTGGGGCACGTAGATCTCGCCCTCCAGCAAAATCCCGAACGGCGTCCCGAGAATGTCGCGCTCCGCTTCGTCCCAGTTGAAATCCGGAATTTTCGCGGTCTTCACCATCAAAGGCTCGCCCTCGAAAGTTTTGTTGGCAAAAAAAGTCGCGCGCAGCCCCTGCCCCGGCTCCGGCAGAGGGCGAAGCGGATCCGGGCTGCCGAGATCGTAAACGCTTCCCCAGGCTTCGCTCCGGATTTGTTTCGCGGCCTTTTGCCAATCCGGTTCCTGACCCCGCATGTCCTGTTTTTCATTCTGGCCGACGAAGATGTAGCGCACGTCCAGCTCGGCCGCACGCTCCCGCCATCCTTTGTCGCCGCGAAGAAGCTGGTGCAGCTTCTCCGAATTTTGCCTTTGCGGCGTGTTCCAAAGGAAAAGCGCCTCGTTGTAAATCGAAACCACGGGAAAGCCGCAGACCGGGATCGGATGCCGCGGATCCGTGCTCGTGGCAAAACGGTGCGTGCGCGGAAGCGGGGCGAGCGAACTGCAAATGGCCTCCTGGTCTTTGATGCTGACCGTGGCTTTGTTCCGGAAGTAGCCATTGTAAGTCTGCCGGTGAAGGACGATGCCGGGAAAAAAAAGCGCGGCTAGGATCAGCGCGCCTCCGAGCGGGCCGGCGCGGCGCACGATCTGTTCGTTCAGCGGCACGAGCAGCAGCACGTAACACCAGGCCAGCAGCGGAAGCCCCGCATCTTTCCACGGCGAGATCTCGAAAAAAACGAGAAACAAATAAGCCAGCGCTGCGGGCAGCGTGAAGGCCCAAAGATATTTTTTGCCGCGCGAAAAAACCGCGGCGAGCAATAGCACGCCGAGCCAGGGAAGAAAATACCCGAACTCCCTGAGGACAACAGTCCAGACTGGCCCGTCGAAGGAAAAATCTTTCCAATGCGGCGCGAAGAGAACGGACGGCTGCTTCAAAAAGTTCGTGGACGCGAGAACAAGCGGCGCCGCGGCCAGGCAGGCCCGCAGAAAAATGGAGAGAGTCTCTTTGGCGCGTCCCGAAAAAAGACCCCAGC contains:
- a CDS encoding PA14 domain-containing protein, with amino-acid sequence MELASLPLVFIAASTLASVVLGLIWGSVTSEIAGLSLLAGFAGALYASGRSRAKERPAVFPGPAALFWTGLFVALSLRYFLWIYFYDGEWKTFEIVENRLPSFLAAVANFAHGQKFWPENPLIAAEPYHDFGMALFTGLAVKLGIPASAALPAIGLVAAAVSAFLLWEWARETGIGGTLFLGGTAGLLILASGHHPQLQEYLSQKTAFVSALPFMVFVSYPGFLFAFPAGLYLLVSFRRRFLEGMESGSAYAETLLWAALPLFDLHTFLGLSFLFLGWGLFSGRAKETLSIFLRACLAAAPLVLASTNFLKQPSVLFAPHWKDFSFDGPVWTVVLREFGYFLPWLGVLLLAAVFSRGKKYLWAFTLPAALAYLFLVFFEISPWKDAGLPLLAWCYVLLLVPLNEQIVRRAGPLGGALILAALFFPGIVLHRQTYNGYFRNKATVSIKDQEAICSSLAPLPRTHRFATSTDPRHPIPVCGFPVVSIYNEALFLWNTPQRQNSEKLHQLLRGDKGWRERAAELDVRYIFVGQNEKQDMRGQEPDWQKAAKQIRSEAWGSVYDLGSPDPLRPLPEPGQGLRATFFANKTFEGEPLMVKTAKIPDFNWDEAERDILGTPFGILLEGEIYVPQSQEVTFYLASDDGSILEIGGEIVVDNGGDHSLRIKYGKKYLEQGWHPLRLRYHDDWGVSYLSCWWKPALGKEEMIPAELLRPPQTKEGA